One Acetobacter ghanensis DNA window includes the following coding sequences:
- the gap gene encoding type I glyceraldehyde-3-phosphate dehydrogenase, with translation MAVKIAINGFGRIGRLVLRGIIESGRTDVVPVAINDLGSVEDNAHLLSYDSVHGRLPADVRVENGKLVISANGRTWDPITVSAERDPSKVPFQGVDVAMECTGLFTTKEKAGQLLAAGARKVIVSAPATDVDATIVYGVNQDVLTSDMTVISNASCTTNCLAPIAKVMEDAFGIERGYMVTIHSYTGDQRTVDTLHKDLRRARAAGMNMIPTSTGAARAVGLVLPQLKGKLDGTAIRVPTANVSVVSLDFVPKKVPGSVEDVNNAIKAVVDSGKMKNALAYNAAPLVSSDFNHAIASSTFDATQTALVDSGKLVRVCSWYDNEWGFSNRMSDTAALFGSL, from the coding sequence TTGAAAGCGGGCGCACAGACGTGGTGCCGGTTGCCATTAACGATCTGGGCAGCGTTGAAGATAACGCCCACCTCCTGAGCTATGACAGCGTGCATGGACGCCTGCCTGCGGATGTGCGGGTGGAAAACGGCAAACTGGTCATTTCCGCCAATGGCCGGACATGGGACCCGATCACCGTTTCTGCAGAGCGTGACCCGTCCAAAGTGCCTTTTCAGGGTGTGGATGTGGCCATGGAGTGCACCGGCCTGTTCACCACCAAGGAAAAAGCAGGGCAACTGCTGGCCGCTGGCGCACGTAAGGTTATTGTTTCCGCCCCGGCAACAGATGTGGACGCAACCATTGTTTACGGCGTCAATCAGGATGTGCTGACATCGGACATGACCGTCATCTCCAACGCATCCTGCACCACCAACTGCTTGGCCCCCATTGCCAAGGTGATGGAAGATGCCTTTGGCATTGAGCGTGGTTACATGGTGACCATCCACTCCTACACCGGTGACCAGCGCACGGTGGACACCCTGCACAAGGACCTGCGCCGCGCCCGCGCCGCTGGCATGAACATGATCCCCACCTCCACGGGGGCAGCCCGCGCCGTGGGTCTGGTTCTGCCACAGCTCAAAGGTAAGCTGGATGGCACGGCCATTCGTGTGCCAACGGCCAATGTCTCCGTTGTCTCGCTCGACTTTGTGCCCAAAAAAGTTCCCGGCAGCGTGGAAGACGTCAACAACGCGATCAAAGCTGTTGTAGACTCTGGTAAAATGAAGAACGCGCTGGCCTACAACGCCGCGCCGCTGGTTAGCTCCGACTTTAACCACGCCATTGCTTCTTCCACCTTTGATGCAACGCAGACCGCACTGGTGGATAGTGGCAAACTGGTACGTGTGTGCTCCTGGTACGACAACGAATGGGGTTTCTCCAACCGTATGTCGGACACGGCAGCCCTTTTTGGATCGCTCTAA